The genome window CACGCCCAGGTTATTGGCCACCATACTGAGATGCCGCAGCACATTCGCCGCAGGATAGGCCAGCAGGGGATCTTTTTGAGTTAGCCCCGCCAGTTCTTTGATGAAGGGCTGACTCCAGAATTCCTGATGCCGCTTCCACAGCGCTTCCGCATCGACTTCCGTCATCGCGTGCACGCCGTTGAAAAGAACACAGTCGGGAACCGGCTGCAGGGACGCCGCAAGCCACAGGTCCGGGAAACTCATGAACGAGACCTGCCGGGCAAAATTAGTTTCAGAGTCCATCCATTCCCGGATGAAGGCCAGCCCATCCACTTCGGCCAGACTTTTCAGCCGCACGTTATCAAAGGATCGGGCCACATGCCGCATATACAACGCGCTGCTCCCCTGCTGGAGATTCAGCAGCTGCAGGGGAAGCCCCTGCTCCTTGGCCGCCAATTGAATATTACTATCGAGAATTCCATCGGTCACCAGCCAGGTCCGCGTCGTCATCGCCTTGACCACCGCATGGGCGTACTGATTCAGGACTCCGGCCGGGCGGGCGTCTGCGTTGGGAAAATTCAGGACTCCCGCACCAATCGCCACGGACAGAAGCAGGGCGCCCGGAACAATTCCGCCATATTCCCGGAACCACAGTTTGCCCCGCTCGTCCTCCTCTGCATTCTGAAAGAACAAACGCGGAAACTGAATCCAATAGGCGGCAAGATACCCATAGCAGAAGGCCAACAGAACATAGGGCGTCACTAACACCCGCCAGGATCCCAAAATACGCCAGGGCGAAAAGGGGACATTAAACATGACCGCAATCACCACGGCGGTGAGAATCAGGTGCAGCCAATACAAGCCCCAGTCCCGCTCCTCGTTCAACCCGCGCCGCGCGACCAGCAATACCGCCAGCCACGGCACAATGCCCACAATAATGACCAGGAGCCAACCGATTTGGGGCAAGCTGGAGGAGATCAATTGATATTGGCTTTTCAGAACATAGTAGAGCGCCTGCCAGAAGCCATGGCCCTGGCTCAACTGAAAGACATCGCTATTCCGCATAGTCCATGCCGCCGGAATATACATCAGCAGCCCCAACAGCACACAACCGGCAAGCACGAGCACTCGGCTCCACCGGAGCTCACCGTTCATCCAAAGGATAAAGAGAATGGCGGCCAGAACCAGAGGCGCGAACACGATCAGCGTCGCAAACTCCACGGCAAAGGCCCCGTATAAAAAGACAAACAACACGCCCGCCCACTGAGCGGAACGACGTGAAAAGGTCATCAGGAGCTTTGCCAGCACCATGAGCAAAAGCAAGTCAAACGCACCCGGATGGAAGCGATTGGCAACATACCAGAAGGGCATCGCGCCCATCAGCGCCACACTTGCCACCACTCCCGCCCAAAGGGAGGCGCGGTTGGCAACCCCCACATTCTGATCGGTGACCGGAATGACAGCCCACACGGCATCCGCCACAACCCGGAAAAAGAGAGCAATGACACCCGCCGCACAAACGGCACTCAAAAGGTTCAGACGGAAGATAAGAGAACCAAATGGCAGACCCGCAACCAGATTGACCACCCAACTCCAGATCAGATGCGAGGAATTTCCCAGAGGATTAAGCCCCAATTCTATTACCATCAGACTGGCGGATTCTCCTGGATATGCCCCCCGGCTCAACGTGATGACATATAACACCAACGCCAGAATCCCCAACAACGGGCCCAGCCCCACATATAGCTTATTTCGCGTGTTTGTCATAAGTCTCATAGTTTCGCCGATTTGCTCAAAAGAGGCAAGAGTGAAGCAGGGCAGATCGAAGTCAAGGCGGCGTAACAAAAAAAGGCGTGGCACGCTTACGTACCACGCCTTTTACATGTCTTATCTATTGGCCCGTGATTAGACCCGCTTCAGCAGCAATGAGGCGTTATGTCCGCCAAAGCCGAGGGAGTTGTTCAAGCAGGCGCGAATCTTGAAGTCACGTGCCTGGTTCGGGACGTAGTCCAGATCCAGCTCGGGATCCGGTGTTGTGTAATTCATGGTCGGCGGCACCACACCCTTTTGAATGGCCAAAGCGCAGATAATGGTTTCCAGCCCGCCTGCCGCACCGAGTAAATGACCGGTCACAGATTTTGTGGAACTGACCATGACCTTCTTGGACGCCTCACCGAACGCCACCTTCACCGCATCCGTCTCACTCTTATCACCCACAGGAGTACTGGTACCGTGCGCATTGATATAATCGATCATATCGGGAGTCAGACCGGCTTCATTCATGGCCTTCACCATCGCCCTGGCTCCACCTTCGCCACCCGGAGAGGGGGCGGTGATATGATTGGCATCGCAGGTGGCACCATAACCGCCGACTTCGGCGTAAATCTTGGCCCCACGCTTCTTGGCGTGCTCATATTCTTCCAAAACAACAATACCGGCGCCTTCGCCCATGACGAACCCATCGCGATCCTTGTCAAACGGCCGGCTCGCATGCGTCGGGTCATCGTTCCGCGTGCTCATGGCGCGCATCGCCGAGAAACCGGCAATACCCAGCGGACAAACAACGGCTTCGGTACCACCGGCCAGCATGATATCCGCATCACCGTACTGGATTTGACGCGCGGCTTCACCAATCGAGTGGGTGCCGCTGGCGCAAGCGGATACTACACAGAAATTCGGACCTTTCAGGCCATGTTCAATCGCAACCAACCCTGAGGCCATATTCACAATCATCATCGGGATCATAAAGGGAGAACTGCGATCCGGACCTCGGGTCAGCAACACGTTGTGCTGGTCTTCCATGGTGATCAAGCCCCCTACCCCCGAACCCACCATACAACCGGCCCGATAGAGATCTTCGGAAGCAAACTGAATGCCGGAATCATCAACGGCCATCTTGGCGGCCGCCACGGCATAATGACAGAAGGGGTCCATGCGGCGCTGTTCTTTTTTAGGAATGAACTTGTCAATTTCGAAGTCAACAACTTCACCAGCGATCTGAGTAGCCATGGCAGAAGCGTCGAATTTCGTGATGCGGCGAATGCCAGAAGCCCCTTCAATCAGCCTCTGCCAAAAGACATTGAGGTCTGACCCCAACGGCGACACCATACCCAAACCCGTAATAACCACTCTTCTTTTTTCCATAGCCTACTCCTTTAAAAATTCCTTCCGCCTCAAAATTCAAGACAAAAACGGGGAGATGTTGCCATCTCCCCGATTCTTCGTAACGTCAGAACTTAGGCCGTGATGCCCTTGCTCTTCAAGTACTCAATGACACCGCCAACGGTGGTCAACTTCTCGGCATCCTCATCCGGGATTTCAGCGCCGAATTCCTCTTCGAACGCCATCACGAGTTCGACTGTATCAAGGGAATCCGCACCCAAATCTTCAATAAATGATGCTTCGGGTGTGACTTGCTCGGCATTCACGCCCAACTGTTCAACGATGATATCTTTGACTTTATCTTCAAGTGCCATGTTCATTCT of bacterium contains these proteins:
- the fabF gene encoding beta-ketoacyl-ACP synthase II — translated: MEKRRVVITGLGMVSPLGSDLNVFWQRLIEGASGIRRITKFDASAMATQIAGEVVDFEIDKFIPKKEQRRMDPFCHYAVAAAKMAVDDSGIQFASEDLYRAGCMVGSGVGGLITMEDQHNVLLTRGPDRSSPFMIPMMIVNMASGLVAIEHGLKGPNFCVVSACASGTHSIGEAARQIQYGDADIMLAGGTEAVVCPLGIAGFSAMRAMSTRNDDPTHASRPFDKDRDGFVMGEGAGIVVLEEYEHAKKRGAKIYAEVGGYGATCDANHITAPSPGGEGGARAMVKAMNEAGLTPDMIDYINAHGTSTPVGDKSETDAVKVAFGEASKKVMVSSTKSVTGHLLGAAGGLETIICALAIQKGVVPPTMNYTTPDPELDLDYVPNQARDFKIRACLNNSLGFGGHNASLLLKRV
- a CDS encoding tetratricopeptide repeat protein, with protein sequence MTNTRNKLYVGLGPLLGILALVLYVITLSRGAYPGESASLMVIELGLNPLGNSSHLIWSWVVNLVAGLPFGSLIFRLNLLSAVCAAGVIALFFRVVADAVWAVIPVTDQNVGVANRASLWAGVVASVALMGAMPFWYVANRFHPGAFDLLLLMVLAKLLMTFSRRSAQWAGVLFVFLYGAFAVEFATLIVFAPLVLAAILFILWMNGELRWSRVLVLAGCVLLGLLMYIPAAWTMRNSDVFQLSQGHGFWQALYYVLKSQYQLISSSLPQIGWLLVIIVGIVPWLAVLLVARRGLNEERDWGLYWLHLILTAVVIAVMFNVPFSPWRILGSWRVLVTPYVLLAFCYGYLAAYWIQFPRLFFQNAEEDERGKLWFREYGGIVPGALLLSVAIGAGVLNFPNADARPAGVLNQYAHAVVKAMTTRTWLVTDGILDSNIQLAAKEQGLPLQLLNLQQGSSALYMRHVARSFDNVRLKSLAEVDGLAFIREWMDSETNFARQVSFMSFPDLWLAASLQPVPDCVLFNGVHAMTEVDAEALWKRHQEFWSQPFIKELAGLTQKDPLLAYPAANVLRHLSMVANNLGVVLEDLGQRKQAYESYVKARELDEGNISALLNQMTMLDRGYAAADADKVRAEFKVFLKNLKQKFQIWSLSRIYGYVRMPEAYANLGMSWAFSGQPGMAVAGYKRAIELAPDRKDQLSQGLAMAYLAQDQSAEGEEILRQLIDKDPNNKGVLLSLARMAAQKSRFDEAGMLLDRAQKAGVPKDRIAMEYAVMHLAAGEPGKARIILQELVDLNPNLTSAWALLAGVFMMENDEKGLDECERKLTRAKGQDFITTVVLAQIALRRSRIVEARTYLDQALAIRPSTPLLLDLLLRLDVQEGRRDWAGGHIRSLLLLDPGHPFANQVLASMQLERKEYTQAENSLRKSLARKSDPGTMNDLAWVLQEKGQLDEAEALVRAALKANEKMGTAWDTLGVVLMKRGKLAEAEEMFRKALALTPEALSAQYHMAVTYEKKGESRKAAELADNLLVRPEGLTPEEQAELRQISRRYSQK
- the acpP gene encoding acyl carrier protein, coding for MALEDKVKDIIVEQLGVNAEQVTPEASFIEDLGADSLDTVELVMAFEEEFGAEIPDEDAEKLTTVGGVIEYLKSKGITA